The proteins below come from a single Methanococcoides sp. AM1 genomic window:
- a CDS encoding signal recognition particle protein Srp54, with amino-acid sequence MVMDKLGSSLQDALKKLVGAGRIDEKTVNEVVKDIQRALLQADVNVKLVMKMSSHIKERALKEEVPSGMNPREHVIRIVYQELINIVGKSADIPLKPQKIMMIGLQGSGKTTTTSKLSRYFQRKGLKPAVVCADTFRPGAFQQLSTLCNNLNVPFYGEEGNPDAVGIVERGLKELEKNDVLIVDTAGRHSLEADLIDEMEQIHRVAQPDYKLLVLDGAIGQQASEQAKAFNDSVGISGVVISKLDGTAKGGGALSAVSETNSSIAFIGVGETPDDLEKFEPDRFISRLLGMGDIKSLIEKAEETLSEEDIDMEAMMRGRFTLKDMYSQLEAMNKIGPMKQIMQMLPMGGMGMKLSDDAYKVTEDKMGRYRVLMDSMTEEELLNPRLIGSSRIKRISMGSGSGPDDVRELLKYHKMMQNAMKGLRGGKFNMQKMMKKFGM; translated from the coding sequence ATGGTAATGGACAAACTCGGCAGCTCCCTGCAGGATGCACTAAAGAAACTGGTTGGCGCCGGCCGTATAGATGAGAAAACGGTCAATGAGGTTGTAAAAGATATACAGAGGGCATTACTTCAGGCAGATGTCAATGTCAAGCTTGTTATGAAGATGTCCAGTCACATAAAGGAGCGTGCGTTGAAGGAGGAAGTTCCTTCAGGCATGAATCCTCGTGAACATGTTATCAGGATCGTCTATCAGGAACTTATCAATATTGTAGGCAAGAGTGCAGACATTCCGTTAAAGCCGCAGAAGATCATGATGATCGGTCTGCAGGGTAGCGGTAAGACAACTACGACCTCAAAGCTTTCACGGTATTTCCAGAGGAAAGGTCTGAAACCCGCTGTCGTTTGTGCTGATACTTTCCGTCCGGGTGCATTCCAGCAGCTCAGTACTCTCTGTAATAATCTGAATGTGCCGTTCTATGGTGAAGAGGGCAATCCCGATGCAGTTGGCATTGTGGAAAGGGGTCTGAAGGAACTTGAAAAGAATGATGTCCTTATTGTGGATACAGCTGGAAGACACTCGCTGGAAGCTGATCTCATTGATGAGATGGAGCAGATCCACAGGGTTGCACAGCCTGATTACAAATTGCTTGTACTCGACGGTGCTATTGGTCAGCAGGCAAGTGAACAGGCAAAGGCATTCAATGATTCAGTCGGGATCTCAGGTGTTGTGATCTCCAAACTGGATGGTACCGCCAAGGGTGGTGGTGCACTGTCTGCAGTTTCTGAAACGAATTCATCTATTGCATTTATTGGTGTAGGTGAGACTCCGGATGACCTTGAGAAGTTCGAGCCGGACAGGTTCATCTCCAGGCTTCTGGGAATGGGTGACATTAAATCACTTATTGAAAAGGCTGAGGAGACACTTTCCGAAGAAGATATTGACATGGAAGCCATGATGAGAGGTCGTTTCACTCTTAAGGATATGTATTCCCAGCTTGAGGCCATGAACAAGATCGGTCCAATGAAGCAGATCATGCAGATGCTGCCTATGGGTGGTATGGGCATGAAGCTTTCTGATGATGCATACAAGGTCACCGAGGATAAGATGGGACGTTACCGTGTCTTGATGGATTCCATGACCGAGGAAGAGTTGCTCAACCCAAGGCTTATCGGCAGTTCCAGGATAAAGAGGATATCCATGGGTTCAGGCAGCGGTCCTGATGATGTGCGTGAACTTTTAAAGTATCATAAGATGATGCAAAATGCAATGAAAGGACTTCGTGGCGGCAAGTTCAATATGCAGAAAATGATGAAAAAATTCGGTATGTGA
- a CDS encoding Na+/H+ antiporter subunit E has product MKRYLIYSVALGLIWCFVHGTISSTNFLVGLVLGPFVIYPFRELYDFTRKKTYINTIRKIPKQLKFLSVLLIEIIKANVMVAKIVLSPKMDIKPGIVAVPIRTVTDAGITAIANTITLTPGTLTLDVSDDRKVLYVHAIDASDPQGVRDSIRDDLEKYVLEAFE; this is encoded by the coding sequence ATGAAACGATATCTTATTTATTCAGTAGCTCTTGGACTGATCTGGTGCTTTGTACACGGAACTATAAGCTCCACCAACTTCCTGGTGGGACTTGTACTCGGACCTTTCGTAATATATCCTTTCAGGGAACTATATGATTTCACAAGGAAGAAGACATACATCAACACGATCAGGAAAATACCAAAACAACTGAAGTTCCTGTCAGTTCTTCTCATAGAGATCATAAAAGCGAACGTCATGGTCGCAAAGATCGTTCTGAGCCCAAAAATGGACATCAAACCAGGAATAGTTGCAGTACCCATACGTACGGTGACCGATGCCGGCATAACAGCTATCGCCAACACCATCACTCTTACTCCCGGAACACTTACACTTGATGTATCGGACGACAGGAAAGTGCTCTATGTACATGCGATCGACGCATCTGATCCGCAGGGAGTACGCGACTCCATCAGGGACGATCTTGAAAAATATGTACTGGAGGCATTCGAATGA
- the pyrI gene encoding aspartate carbamoyltransferase regulatory subunit: MSVEETPIPEIRVHPIRNGTVIDHITAGQALNVLNILNIPNPSSGVVSIIINAPSVHGIKDVVKIEGRELNLEEVDRISLIAPNATINIIRNFEVSEKTHVHIPEKVSGVVKCINPNCISNSNEPVTSRFTVKPDGRRITLRCSYCERTISEDIGNHLL, from the coding sequence ATGAGTGTGGAAGAAACTCCTATCCCGGAGATCCGGGTACACCCAATAAGGAATGGAACAGTTATCGATCACATTACTGCGGGACAGGCACTTAATGTCCTTAATATCCTTAATATTCCCAACCCCTCCTCAGGTGTTGTGAGCATAATAATCAATGCCCCGAGTGTTCATGGGATCAAAGATGTTGTTAAGATCGAAGGCAGGGAATTGAATCTGGAAGAGGTTGACAGGATATCCCTGATCGCACCGAATGCTACGATCAATATCATCAGGAATTTTGAAGTATCGGAAAAGACGCATGTTCACATTCCGGAAAAGGTGAGTGGTGTTGTGAAATGCATAAATCCAAATTGTATTTCCAACAGTAACGAACCTGTCACATCCAGGTTTACTGTTAAACCGGATGGGCGAAGGATAACTCTTCGCTGTTCATACTGTGAAAGGACAATTTCAGAAGATATAGGGAATCATCTTCTCTGA
- the dapA gene encoding 4-hydroxy-tetrahydrodipicolinate synthase, whose amino-acid sequence MFEGVLPAIITPFTKADTIDKTGLQQNIEFVENGGVSGIAACGTTGESATLSTAEHMELIDIAVDCAKVPILAGTGSNNTAEAIELTKHAEDAGAAGALVISPYYNKPNKAGLIAHFKAIADVVEMPIVLYNVPSRTSQDMPLDAIIELAKVDNIVAIKEASGSLDKVSQILENTMDEDFNVISGDDGLTMPMMCLGGSGVISVVANVVPEKMVKLVNATNEGDMRTARQIHYEIAPLIRALFTETNPVPVKRAVELIGLNTGHLRLPLAPISSENEQTLINCLEELGCI is encoded by the coding sequence ATGTTCGAAGGAGTATTACCTGCAATCATAACTCCTTTCACAAAAGCTGACACCATTGACAAGACAGGTCTTCAGCAGAATATCGAATTTGTCGAAAATGGTGGAGTTTCCGGAATTGCCGCCTGCGGGACAACTGGCGAATCAGCCACATTGTCCACTGCGGAACACATGGAGCTTATTGATATCGCAGTTGATTGTGCAAAGGTACCTATTCTTGCCGGAACCGGTTCTAACAACACGGCAGAGGCAATAGAGCTGACAAAGCATGCAGAAGATGCGGGAGCAGCTGGTGCTCTTGTAATATCTCCTTACTATAATAAACCGAACAAAGCAGGACTTATTGCTCATTTTAAAGCTATCGCAGACGTTGTGGAAATGCCTATCGTCCTTTACAACGTACCATCACGCACAAGTCAGGACATGCCACTTGATGCAATCATCGAACTTGCAAAAGTGGATAACATCGTTGCCATCAAGGAAGCCAGCGGAAGCCTGGATAAAGTATCACAGATCCTCGAGAATACGATGGATGAGGACTTTAATGTCATTTCCGGTGATGATGGACTTACCATGCCCATGATGTGCCTTGGTGGAAGCGGAGTTATCTCCGTGGTCGCAAACGTTGTACCGGAAAAGATGGTCAAACTGGTAAATGCCACCAATGAAGGTGACATGAGAACAGCAAGACAGATCCACTATGAAATAGCACCACTTATACGTGCATTGTTCACGGAAACAAATCCGGTCCCTGTCAAGCGCGCAGTAGAGCTTATCGGACTTAATACAGGTCATCTGAGATTGCCTCTTGCGCCTATCAGCAGTGAGAATGAACAGACCCTTATCAATTGCCTGGAAGAACTTGGGTGTATCTGA
- a CDS encoding L-threonylcarbamoyladenylate synthase has translation MSNRMNMRCRTLVFRNSDENFEDGLAIAADIISKGGTVAFPTETVYGLGADALNADAVHKIFKAKGRPADNPLIVHIANIHQCIELAEEIPADAMKLMEKFWPGPLTLILKAKDVVPDVTTGGLYTVGLRMPDNPVALELIRRSDTPIAAPSANTSGSPSPTTADHVIHDLDGKIDAILDGGPTQIGLESTVVDMTDKIPTILRPGQVSVEDIKECVGDVRIGYRDRTLEEGEVARSPGMKYTHYSPKTKVILIEGNIKDVHKAMTEIVSDCHREGERVGLFVTEETAKIVNADEIYSLGKREVPSQAARSIFMGLRHLDSTNIDLIIVDGTLNKEGIGAAVFNRLRKAADRIINA, from the coding sequence GTGTCAAACAGAATGAATATGAGATGCAGGACGTTGGTCTTTAGGAACAGTGATGAGAACTTTGAAGATGGGTTGGCAATAGCTGCTGACATCATCAGCAAAGGAGGAACTGTTGCCTTCCCGACAGAAACCGTATATGGACTTGGTGCCGATGCATTGAACGCTGATGCGGTACACAAGATATTCAAAGCAAAAGGCAGACCTGCAGACAATCCTCTCATCGTCCATATCGCGAATATACACCAGTGCATTGAGCTTGCAGAAGAGATACCTGCAGATGCCATGAAACTCATGGAAAAGTTCTGGCCAGGTCCACTTACACTTATTTTGAAAGCAAAGGATGTTGTACCTGATGTTACCACCGGTGGACTTTACACCGTAGGCCTGAGGATGCCAGACAACCCTGTTGCTCTTGAACTTATCCGAAGATCAGATACACCTATCGCTGCACCCAGCGCTAATACATCCGGGAGTCCAAGTCCTACAACTGCTGATCATGTAATTCACGACCTTGATGGAAAGATAGATGCCATACTGGACGGCGGACCTACACAAATAGGTCTTGAATCCACTGTTGTTGATATGACCGACAAGATACCTACCATATTACGCCCCGGACAGGTTAGTGTCGAAGATATAAAGGAATGTGTTGGTGATGTACGCATCGGATACAGGGACAGGACACTTGAAGAGGGTGAGGTCGCACGCTCACCAGGCATGAAATATACTCACTACTCACCAAAAACAAAAGTAATTCTCATCGAAGGCAACATTAAAGATGTTCACAAAGCAATGACTGAGATTGTGTCGGACTGTCATCGGGAAGGAGAAAGAGTAGGTCTTTTTGTGACCGAAGAAACTGCGAAAATAGTCAATGCAGATGAAATTTACTCCCTTGGGAAAAGGGAAGTACCATCCCAGGCAGCCCGTAGTATATTTATGGGTCTGCGACATCTTGATAGTACAAATATTGATCTCATCATAGTCGATGGGACTCTAAATAAGGAAGGTATTGGAGCAGCAGTCTTTAATCGATTGAGAAAAGCAGCTGACAGGATAATCAATGCATAA
- a CDS encoding cation:proton antiporter: MNSLLLDISLTFMVIAIIPCIYRIIKGPTIPDRVIAVDAMTTVIVAILGIYSYIQGSAFFMDVALVLAIISFVGTITISKYLDEGVVF; the protein is encoded by the coding sequence ATGAACTCATTACTACTGGATATCTCACTGACATTCATGGTCATCGCAATTATACCATGCATATACAGGATCATCAAAGGACCAACAATACCTGATCGCGTGATCGCTGTGGATGCCATGACAACAGTTATCGTTGCCATCCTTGGTATCTACTCATACATACAGGGATCCGCATTCTTCATGGACGTAGCCCTTGTACTTGCTATCATCTCCTTTGTCGGAACTATCACTATATCCAAGTACCTTGATGAGGGGGTGGTCTTCTGA
- a CDS encoding Zn-ribbon domain-containing protein, which produces MPHKCTRCEKIFEDGAEVILSGCPNCGWNKFLYVKDMEPKTDIEDAAEEQLPEKEEKEVADPADQFIKEIDDIIGIEHQEREVVEEEGERVESVRILGPGSYELNLNSLLERDEIVMAIKQDGTYAVDLSSAFRKKRKKPE; this is translated from the coding sequence ATGCCACACAAATGTACCCGATGCGAAAAAATATTTGAAGACGGGGCCGAGGTAATTCTAAGCGGCTGTCCGAACTGTGGATGGAACAAGTTCCTCTACGTCAAGGACATGGAACCAAAGACGGATATCGAAGATGCTGCCGAAGAGCAATTGCCTGAAAAAGAAGAGAAAGAAGTAGCCGATCCCGCAGACCAGTTCATCAAGGAAATCGATGACATCATCGGCATTGAGCATCAGGAAAGAGAGGTTGTTGAGGAAGAAGGAGAAAGAGTGGAGTCCGTGAGGATACTTGGACCTGGATCATATGAACTGAACCTTAACTCACTTCTTGAGCGTGACGAAATTGTGATGGCGATAAAACAGGATGGAACATACGCAGTAGATCTCTCCTCTGCATTCCGCAAGAAAAGGAAAAAACCTGAGTGA
- a CDS encoding NADH-quinone oxidoreductase subunit M, with protein sequence MIAEMSHLPILLIAVPILMAAIMLFLRSNAGLQKGLNIAVSFIMMAISFILLWQVWNGGIQVYEVGEWGKYGIILVADLLSSGMVVLSSLVSFLALLYSLDYIEGRSLSSSYHSLFNLLVAGLNGTFLTGDIFNMFVFFEILLLSSCALVVANEKGGVTKSSDKMEATFKYLVLNMIGSIVMLIAVASLYATVGTLNMADLSVKISAMSATGTLPWHIFAIALLFIVVFGNKAAIFPMHYWLPDVHPTAPSPISAMLSGVMIKVGAYGMLRVIFLIFRDALYLFQPIIIFLALATIIIGAVSAVGQKDVKRLLAYSSVSQIGYVFLGIGFGTVYALAASLVFLVNHAIAKSMLFLTSGGIIHHAGTRDMTKMGGMMKTSPVMSVAFLIGAMSIAGLPPMGGFIAKFVLFDAGLLAEYYIPIAIALFFAVFTLFYMFRAWLLMFWGEIRDVDKYGEYSSHKPSYMIVIPIMTLAALTFVFGIYAEPLIALSQAIAEQLIDPQPYIDAVMTRVVR encoded by the coding sequence ATGATCGCAGAAATGTCACACCTCCCAATATTACTGATAGCCGTACCGATACTCATGGCTGCCATCATGCTCTTTTTGCGCTCAAATGCAGGGTTGCAGAAAGGATTGAACATTGCCGTTTCATTCATTATGATGGCAATCAGCTTCATACTCCTCTGGCAGGTCTGGAACGGAGGTATTCAGGTCTATGAAGTAGGAGAATGGGGCAAATATGGCATCATACTTGTGGCTGACCTCTTAAGTTCAGGGATGGTAGTGTTAAGCTCACTTGTATCCTTCCTTGCACTCCTCTACTCGCTGGACTACATTGAAGGCAGATCATTAAGCTCCAGTTATCATTCACTCTTCAACCTGCTTGTGGCTGGCCTTAACGGAACTTTCCTGACAGGAGATATATTCAACATGTTCGTATTCTTCGAGATACTCCTGTTGTCCTCCTGTGCACTTGTTGTCGCGAACGAGAAAGGCGGTGTCACAAAAAGCTCCGACAAGATGGAAGCCACATTCAAGTACCTTGTGCTGAACATGATCGGCTCCATTGTAATGCTTATAGCAGTAGCTTCTCTTTACGCCACCGTAGGAACTCTTAACATGGCAGATCTCTCTGTCAAGATAAGTGCAATGAGCGCAACCGGAACCCTTCCGTGGCACATATTCGCCATTGCGTTGCTCTTCATCGTGGTCTTCGGAAACAAGGCAGCAATATTCCCGATGCACTACTGGCTTCCGGATGTACACCCCACTGCACCATCACCCATCAGTGCAATGCTTAGCGGAGTTATGATAAAAGTCGGAGCTTACGGTATGCTCAGGGTTATCTTCCTGATATTCAGAGACGCACTGTACCTGTTCCAGCCCATCATAATATTTCTGGCACTTGCAACGATCATCATTGGAGCAGTATCTGCTGTCGGTCAGAAGGACGTTAAACGACTGCTGGCATATTCCAGTGTCAGCCAGATCGGATATGTTTTCCTGGGAATTGGTTTTGGTACAGTTTATGCACTTGCAGCATCCCTTGTATTCTTAGTGAACCACGCGATCGCAAAATCCATGTTGTTCCTTACCTCAGGAGGTATTATCCACCATGCGGGAACAAGGGACATGACAAAAATGGGCGGAATGATGAAAACAAGCCCGGTAATGAGCGTGGCCTTCCTGATAGGTGCTATGTCCATTGCAGGACTACCGCCGATGGGGGGTTTCATTGCAAAGTTCGTGCTCTTTGACGCAGGGCTTCTTGCAGAGTATTACATACCCATTGCCATAGCCCTGTTCTTTGCAGTCTTCACCCTGTTCTACATGTTCAGGGCGTGGCTCCTGATGTTCTGGGGCGAGATAAGGGATGTAGATAAATATGGAGAATATTCCTCACACAAACCTTCCTACATGATAGTAATACCTATAATGACACTTGCAGCACTGACATTCGTCTTTGGGATCTATGCTGAACCGCTGATAGCCCTATCGCAGGCAATAGCAGAACAGCTGATCGATCCACAACCATACATTGATGCAGTGATGACGAGGGTGGTAAGATGA
- the dinB gene encoding DNA polymerase IV: MKNINIIFHVDMDSFYSSVETAVDTKLKGLPVVVGSDPMNGEGRGVVSTCSYEARKYGIHSAMPISKAYRLCPNAVYLRVNMPLYKRVSASIMDILRSYSSKFQQVSVDEAYLDVSDLVSDFDTASDLALKIKEEVHLKEGITCSIGVAPNKSIAKIASDYQKPDGLTLVRPEDVRSFLFPLDVSRISGVGKKTSSLLNDIGIRTIGDLAGYDVQALRERFGKFGLVMHQLANGVDDRSVIRKGDVKSISKEDTFDRDTSDMDLVENVIDALSENVHASLLKKKYLFKTVTIKVRLEDFTTYTRAKTLSAYSSDLSAIQRTSKMLLQEFRGRGKLRLVGVGVTKLDKMDEKQTRLTDFF; this comes from the coding sequence GTGAAAAACATTAATATAATCTTCCATGTGGATATGGACAGTTTCTATTCATCAGTAGAGACTGCAGTAGACACGAAGCTAAAGGGACTGCCTGTAGTTGTGGGTTCTGATCCAATGAACGGGGAGGGCAGGGGTGTCGTGAGTACCTGTTCTTATGAGGCACGTAAATATGGTATACATTCGGCCATGCCTATCTCAAAAGCATATCGGCTTTGTCCCAATGCGGTCTATCTTCGGGTAAATATGCCCCTTTACAAAAGGGTCTCTGCAAGTATAATGGATATTCTGAGAAGTTACTCTTCTAAGTTCCAACAGGTAAGTGTGGATGAAGCTTATCTTGATGTGAGCGACCTGGTATCGGATTTTGATACGGCATCTGATCTGGCATTGAAGATAAAGGAAGAAGTCCATCTCAAAGAAGGGATCACCTGCTCTATAGGTGTTGCTCCTAACAAGTCCATTGCAAAGATAGCTTCTGATTACCAGAAACCCGATGGATTAACCTTGGTAAGGCCGGAAGATGTAAGAAGTTTCCTGTTCCCTCTGGATGTTTCAAGGATATCCGGCGTAGGCAAAAAGACCTCTTCCTTGCTTAATGATATTGGTATCCGGACCATTGGTGATCTGGCAGGATACGATGTGCAGGCTCTGCGTGAACGTTTTGGTAAGTTCGGCCTTGTGATGCACCAGCTTGCAAATGGTGTGGATGATCGAAGTGTAATAAGAAAGGGGGATGTAAAATCGATCAGCAAGGAAGATACCTTTGACCGGGATACTTCTGATATGGATCTTGTGGAAAATGTGATCGATGCACTTTCAGAGAATGTACATGCTTCGCTTTTGAAAAAGAAATACCTGTTCAAGACAGTTACTATTAAAGTAAGGCTTGAAGACTTTACAACATACACAAGAGCAAAGACATTAAGTGCTTATTCAAGTGATCTTTCTGCCATTCAAAGGACTTCAAAGATGCTCCTTCAGGAATTCAGGGGCAGGGGTAAGCTCAGATTGGTGGGTGTTGGTGTTACTAAGCTTGACAAAATGGATGAAAAGCAAACACGTCTTACCGATTTTTTCTGA
- a CDS encoding 30S ribosomal protein S17e — MGNIRQTNIKNIAFRLIDNHGDVFTTDFDQNKLLVSQYTTIESKVIRNRVAGYVTRKITHPKKI; from the coding sequence ATGGGAAATATTAGACAGACAAACATCAAGAACATTGCATTTCGCCTGATCGACAACCACGGAGACGTATTCACAACAGACTTTGACCAGAACAAGCTTCTCGTTTCACAGTACACAACTATCGAGAGCAAAGTCATCAGAAACCGTGTCGCAGGCTACGTTACACGCAAGATCACACACCCAAAGAAGATCTAA
- a CDS encoding heparan-alpha-glucosaminide N-acetyltransferase, with the protein MTELHERFWEIDLLRGIAIIMMVGFHLLYDINYLGAYDINLATGPGFIIGRLSAILFIMIGGISLSLSYSRKQRIYDPVSGFIKYTKRGLKIFLWGMVITAGSYIFLRDGVIVFGILHFIGVAIILAYPFLKYKVANLMLAIPVIALGSWMQTFDIGNTWLFWIGLRPEGFHSYDYFPLFPWFGVLLLGIFLGNSLYPNYKRTSLTSGIPNISAMLSVKTLCYMGERSLLIYLLHQPMLVILLYATGIADLNQLYP; encoded by the coding sequence ATGACAGAACTTCATGAACGATTCTGGGAGATAGACCTTCTAAGAGGAATAGCCATCATAATGATGGTTGGTTTTCATTTGTTATACGATATCAACTACCTGGGTGCCTATGATATTAACCTCGCCACCGGACCAGGATTCATTATCGGAAGACTCAGTGCAATACTGTTCATAATGATAGGAGGCATCTCACTATCTCTTAGTTATTCCAGAAAACAGAGAATATACGACCCAGTATCCGGATTCATCAAATATACCAAAAGGGGGCTGAAGATATTTCTCTGGGGAATGGTCATAACTGCTGGCAGCTACATTTTCCTCAGGGACGGCGTAATCGTTTTTGGCATACTACATTTCATTGGAGTTGCCATCATCCTCGCATACCCATTCCTGAAATATAAGGTAGCAAATCTCATGCTGGCCATTCCTGTTATTGCCCTAGGATCATGGATGCAGACCTTTGACATCGGAAATACATGGCTTTTCTGGATCGGACTCAGACCGGAAGGATTCCACTCGTATGACTACTTTCCCCTTTTCCCATGGTTTGGGGTTTTGCTACTTGGGATCTTTCTGGGAAATTCCCTTTATCCAAACTACAAGCGGACATCACTGACATCAGGGATACCAAATATTTCAGCTATGTTGTCTGTCAAAACGCTATGCTACATGGGAGAAAGATCATTGCTGATCTATTTGTTGCATCAGCCGATGCTTGTGATATTATTGTACGCCACAGGCATTGCAGATCTGAACCAGCTTTATCCATAA
- the mnhG gene encoding monovalent cation/H(+) antiporter subunit G: protein MASTILLLIGVFFVFLGMVGLLRLPDIYNRLHATTKIGTLGTFGVMMSILAKVGFSPMGVKAITVGLFLLLTAPIAAHMIGRAAHRHGVGLCKGSVIDEYGQDQKK, encoded by the coding sequence ATCGCAAGCACTATCCTTTTGCTCATCGGGGTATTCTTCGTATTCCTGGGCATGGTAGGACTACTGCGCCTGCCCGATATATATAACAGACTTCATGCGACCACAAAGATCGGCACCCTGGGAACATTCGGAGTGATGATGAGCATTCTGGCAAAGGTGGGCTTTAGCCCCATGGGAGTAAAAGCCATAACTGTTGGCCTATTCCTGCTCCTTACCGCACCAATTGCAGCTCACATGATCGGAAGGGCAGCCCACAGGCACGGTGTAGGTCTTTGTAAAGGATCCGTCATCGACGAGTATGGTCAGGATCAAAAAAAGTGA
- the dapB gene encoding 4-hydroxy-tetrahydrodipicolinate reductase, with product MINAAVTGASGRMGKLLIENIIEMEGIQLSAAFDLVNIGKDVGEVAQLGKLDVPVSDVADMATVLKESKTDVVIDFTIAAATVVNAPLVADAGVDLVIGTTGFSPEQRSIIEDAINRNNTTGIISPNYSMGVNVFFKILQETAKYLSDYDIEIIEAHHNQKKDAPSGTAMRAAEVISETLGGKDFVYGREGLAPREKEIGIHAVRGGDIVGDHTVLFAGGSERIEVKHQAHSRNAFASGAVKSAIWIANAEPGIYTMDDILGF from the coding sequence ATGATAAACGCAGCAGTTACCGGTGCTTCAGGAAGGATGGGGAAACTCCTCATCGAGAATATAATCGAGATGGAAGGGATCCAGCTTTCTGCTGCCTTCGACCTTGTGAACATCGGCAAGGATGTAGGAGAGGTTGCACAGTTAGGAAAGCTTGATGTTCCGGTCTCCGATGTTGCTGATATGGCAACCGTTCTCAAAGAGTCAAAAACGGATGTCGTAATAGACTTTACAATTGCAGCTGCAACAGTTGTGAACGCACCGCTTGTAGCAGATGCAGGCGTTGACCTTGTAATTGGAACTACCGGATTCAGTCCGGAGCAGCGTTCCATTATCGAGGATGCAATAAACAGGAACAATACTACAGGCATAATCTCGCCAAATTACTCCATGGGCGTCAATGTCTTCTTCAAGATACTGCAGGAAACTGCAAAATACCTTTCCGATTATGACATCGAAATTATCGAAGCTCACCACAACCAGAAAAAGGATGCACCCAGCGGCACTGCAATGAGAGCTGCTGAAGTGATCAGTGAAACACTGGGTGGAAAGGATTTCGTTTACGGACGTGAAGGTCTCGCCCCAAGGGAAAAAGAGATCGGTATCCATGCAGTACGCGGTGGAGATATAGTAGGCGATCACACAGTTCTCTTCGCCGGAGGCAGTGAGCGCATAGAGGTCAAACACCAGGCTCATTCCAGAAATGCATTTGCATCAGGAGCTGTGAAATCAGCTATCTGGATAGCAAACGCAGAACCAGGCATCTATACAATGGATGATATCCTGGGATTCTAA